A single window of Drosophila suzukii chromosome 3, CBGP_Dsuzu_IsoJpt1.0, whole genome shotgun sequence DNA harbors:
- the LOC118877694 gene encoding LOW QUALITY PROTEIN: uncharacterized protein (The sequence of the model RefSeq protein was modified relative to this genomic sequence to represent the inferred CDS: deleted 2 bases in 1 codon; substituted 1 base at 1 genomic stop codon) codes for XLDLSLQGLMQPSTTIDWRPGLVVFFYFPPFLAQIFHAHIAILNARPAAVQGRNERKDTPPLFLGYLGYR; via the exons TAGCTTGACTTAAGCCTTCAGGGTCTTATGCAGCCAAGTACAACAATCGATTGGAGACCCGGCCTCGTCGTCTTC TTCTATTTTCCCCCTTTTCTCGCTCAAATATTCCATGCACATATTGCAATATTGAATGCTCGGCCTGCGGCGGTACAAGGAAGGAATGAGAGGAAGGACACGCCCCCACTGTTCCTCGGATATCTAGGATatagatga
- the LOC118877693 gene encoding E3 ubiquitin ligase TRIM40: MYDCCPVCLGRLRRQVKTPCEHTFCKNCLCKVYRQSPAKACPLCRAPLEYYISKRNNTIKLVFFS; this comes from the exons ATGTACGATTGCTGTCCCGTGTGCCTGGGCAGGCTTCGTCGGCAGGTGAAGACCCCGTGCGAGCACACATTCTGTAAGAACTGTCTTTGCAAGGTATACAGGCAGAGTCCCGCCAAGGCGTGTCCTCTCTGCCGGGCGCCCTTGGAGTACTACATC AGCAAGCGGAACAATACAATAAAACTAGTATTCTTTTCGTAA